In Lathyrus oleraceus cultivar Zhongwan6 chromosome 2, CAAS_Psat_ZW6_1.0, whole genome shotgun sequence, the DNA window AAAGAGAACTATTCCACCTTTCTCTAACTTCAAAGTTTCAAATTATTGTTTTCTTAGACACATGTGATAAGAGCAACCTGAGTCTAAGACCCAACTATCTTCGGTCTCCAAACTCGACACTACTAGTGTACCAACACTcatataatcatcttcatccaAGGCAATCACAACTTGAACATAATCATCATTGTCCTTTCTCTCACGATAATCCCTCTTGAAGTAACCATTTTTTATTACAATTAGAGCATTTCACCTTTGACTTGTCAAACCTCTTTGATTTCGAGATCCCTCTATGCTCACTTCCTCATCTTGAGACACTCAATCCTTCACAACTATCATCAATCTTCAAATCTTTCGCCATGGAAAATTCTTTGGATTTCACCGTCGTTTGAACTTTTTCCAAAGTAACAATACCTTCATTACCATAAAGAAGGGAATCCCTAAAATGTTCAAAGGATATGATTAATGATCCCAACAAGAGTAGATTGTTCTCCTCATCTTCAATATTTACTTCAATATTCTCAAGATCATCAATAATCTAGTGAAATTTTGTTAATTGCTCCACTATGGATTTGTTTTCCACCATTTGGAATGAATATAGTTGTTGTTTCATACATAACCTATGAGCCAAAGATTGGTCGTATACAATTATTCAAGCTTTGCCCACATCACAACTGCGATTTTTTCCCAGGCGACTTCTCTTAGAACATTATCCCCAAGGCACAAGATAATGACACTCATGACCTTATCAACCATCTCGATATTCTCTACTTTACTTAGGCGTGAAAGCATTGATTCTTCTTTGCTTTACTTAGACGTGAAAGCATCGATTCCTCACCCTTCACAGAACCAATACACTTCTCTTGAATTAAAATTGCTTGCATCTTTACTTTCCACGACACAAAATCATTGTTTATGGAAAATTTCTCGATCTCCTATTTACTCACGGCACTCACTTGTAAACAATATTCCTTTGCCCCATGGTGGACGCCACTTGTTGCGAAATTTATAGAATAATTAAAAATCTTTTAAGAAGAAATTACTCAGAGTTTAACTACACCAAGAAATTTGATGTGTGTGACAAAGAACAATGACAACCAAACAAATGGACTTCAACAATAATAACCTTTCATGCAATAAAAAAGTGAATTAACTTGGCAGGAGAAGATAAAAGAAAGCAAGAAATACACAAGGTTTGTTTATCCAATTCAATCAAATGTTCTATTTCTAGGGGAGAAAGCGACTCTCCAATTCACTATACTGCAAAAGTTGTTACAAGAGATTACAAATGAGCTACAAGGAAATAGACTTTAAAGTTTCCAAGAACAAACCATATTTTCTACCATAGTGTTTCTAAATATCTCCAAATCTCAATATATGAATCACACAAATCCAAAGTGTTTAGAAGTATTGTCTGATCCTTCTAGATAACTCCAAAGGTTTCGCTAAAATCCTAAACCCTTATTTCTCCCTTCAACTCTAAAATTCTCAATATTGTCACAAAATACAATAACATAAAAGATACATATTTATAATTGTTAAAACCCAACAAATCTGTAACAAAGCCCCAAAAACACACCCCATTACCAAATGAATCTATGAAAAAGCCCCAAAATATGTTAGTTCCGAAATATTTTTTCCTTCTCTTTTCTCACCTGAGGTTTTAATTATGGCATATTACAACATATTATATTGATTTAGTTTTTTGTTATTATTCTTGTTATTTTTGTTGAGATTTAATGATTAACGATTCTATTGATTaatttttttgttattattttcgttgttttgattttgtttattgTTGAGATTAATGTTTAGtaattttattgtttttgttttcttATTGTTGTGTTAGAAATATTTAATATCCTATATTGTGATGAAAGTTCTCAATGTTGTCGGTCAAAGTATGTGGCAAAGATGAAAATTTGGACTAACCGACTCTTCACTACAATTATAATTTCCAACCGTGGAGAAAAGTTTGTCCGACTAACTTTTCACCAAGGCTAGAACTTTCAACCGCGGGAAAAAGTGAATTGATTGACATTTTATAATGGTTGAAAGTTTCAATTGTGGTCAAATGAAATGTGTTATCCAATGTTTCACCTTAGCCCTTAACTCCGAAGAGAAAAACAGCGCAATTTCTATAACAATCTTCGTTATCACGTACACCCAAACGTTGTGAAATCTTTTTCCCAACTAAAGTTATAGAAAACTTTTGTAATAGACAGTAAAATTGAATTCAATGTCATAGTCTTTTGGAACAAACATTACCATACCTACTACAGTAGAGTAGAAGATGAAGCAATATCAATAGGAAGATTGTAATATTTATTCTAAACCATTGTTTTTCAGACCAAAATTCTCATTTCCTTTATCTATTCATGTTATTATTTATCCTGTCTCATACATACTATGTACAAATATATTTACTCAACAAAGTCATCTAATTCTGAATTACATGAAGAAATATTTTGGAATCTTATAAATCTATTTGTCAAACTCTGATACACCTTGGAGTGGGACACTGGACACATCTTCAATAGGTATTGGTTTTATGTATACACAATCAAATTCTCTCGTGGAACACAATAGACCTTGATAAAGCTGCAGGGTTAGCTTTCAATACTGATGAAGATGCATCAACCGCATGATTCTTCTTGTCACAGTTAGATCCAAATCCCTTGAAAATTTCTCCCCCGTTCTTGATTCCTAATGTTGACCATATAGAACTCTTAGCAACATCATTAGGGTCATCAAATCTCAGTAAAGTAGGAATCAACACTTCTTTGTTGTTGCTTTCTAATCCAAGCTTTTCTTTCTCTGAGTTGGAATGATTGATCATGTCTCCGTCTCTTGAATGTTTCCCTAATGTAGGTTTACTTGGGCCACAAGATTGTGTTGGCACAGACTGTACATTCCATAATGGTTGCAAAACGCCACCTAAGTATGCTATATTGGGAAGTGACACAGGATAACACATTGCAGGGTTCCATGGAAACTGTGATCCAACTTTCAGTTTTTTGTTCGGTAAAGTTGAGGAGATATCAGAAGAATTTGATCCAAAGGTCAAGACAGTACTCATTTGAGGATAATGCGAgactttaaaagaaaaattagAAGTGACTTTGTTCTTACGGCGACCTGCTCCTACAAGCATCTTTCTGGCGGTTCCTCCGGAAGTCCAGTATCTCTGGCAGTTTTTGCAGAAGTGCCGGGGCTGTTTGACGTTGTAGTTGTTGTAGTAGCAAAACTTTGTGTCCATGCTTTTGCATCTTGGACATGGAACAATAATGTCTGGTTTCTTTGGAGATTTGTCTTGTGACACATCACTTTGTTCATCAAGTTTAGTGAAATTCTGTTGTGAAGCTTCTGTTTCAGCTGAGGGAGTGTTTAAATCCTGTATGCTTTGTTGTGAGACCTCATCaagtgaagaagatgaagatacAGATGAATGAAGACTATGATCAGAGAAATCTTCATGAGGAGGAGAAGAGGAAGAATCATTGGTAGAGACATAGATGTTGTGTGTCAGAAAAATGGTTGTACCGAAAAGTTTTATGGTTGCTGAATCATTAATCATATGAGACATGATTTTAATTTGCTGTGTAGAAGGATTTGTTGCTATTTAGTTAAGAGTTATGCAGAAGAAAAAGAGTGAAAGAGAGAGGGAGGTACAATAATTTGTGAGTTTCTGTGAAGAGTTTTATAGAGTGgaaaagttgtgttggaaaatgccAGCTAAGAAAAGGGAAAGTTTTGTGAGCCACAAATTGTTGTGGTCTATAAGATCTTAGTGTGTAGTTGGATTGCCCCACGTACTTAAAAAAGATAGTGATACTCTGCCACGTCCCACTCCCACCCTTTTTCGCCCTTTTTATGTGTGGAGTCAATTCTTGCGCGAACAATTGGTATGACATGAGAGGCAGGGTTAAAATATTCAGGGAAACACAATAGTTTGTGAGGAATTAATTATTGGAACTAAGAGTGAGTGAGTCTTCTTCATAAAATTCTTGCATACAATATTGAATAATGAATGTAAAAATGATAACTTCCCGATGTTCTTGAAGGAAGTAATTGAGAACGATAATGCACATTGATGAATACATGTTTGGAGCTTAAGAAGTGTTTCAAGTAGTACAAATTGAGTATTAAGATCTGGGCAATAGTTAAATATAGTCGCAAAGAAAAACTTTGAAATATACAAAGAATAAAGGTTGTAAGGCTTGATAAAGGAATTTTGACCTCGAATCTTATTGCAATATCAAGTGTATTTTTTTTATTACTGTTTTTATAGGTGTGAAGTCAGGTTTCTCCAACTATaggttttgatgaagacaaattAGAAGATAATATTCATAGTCAAAGGATGGAAACGCCTTGTGGTCAAAGGTAAATCATCAAGTGTTATATCTCTTTCAATATTATCAAGGACGACTTTGGAGCTTAAAGGTTAATCACATCTTTTTAGAGGTACAAGATTTATTTCTATAATTTGTTGTACCATAGCGATCAAAATACGTTGCTTTTTTCGATATTGATGCATTACCAAGTGTTTGTCATAAAAAAAAGTGTTTTAATCATTTTCtaatatatttttcttttttgCATCAGGTGTAATCAATTAAACAAACGCGTTTTTGACTTCTTTAGCATGCAACAtcaggtgtaatcggttacaccaTTTTGGTTAACCGGTTATTCAAAcgaaaattttgattttttggAAACGCTTCAGCTGTAACCGGTTATCAATGAAACAATGACACTTTTTCACTCAAAATCTGATTCTAACGAACTTGCTATTACATTTTTCAATCATAGCATCTTTTCACAAATTCATGCTTGTTCAGAAAAGGTTTTATGTTGATATAAATACCTTTACATCATATTTTGTTTCTGACCTCTTTCTCAACAATTCAAACTTATTTTCAAATTTCATCAAAGTGCCTTGCATTGCAAACTTTTGTGTGAAACACTTTCCATTCAAATTTCACTGCATCATAAGGTTTCATCATATTTCATCTGAGCATCTTGTGTATAACATCTTGTGAATTATATACTTGAGAAAGAGAAGATCAATTCTAGCAATTGATAAAAGTCTTACAACTTCAAATATCTTACAAAAATCCAGATTGTGTTTTGTATACCTTACTGTCAAAGATTATTGGAAGCAAGAGAGTGAAATAGAGAGGATTGTTCTCTATTTTTACTTGGTTGTATCATAAGGTGATTTTCCTTAGGGATTGGTTAGTAACTTGTGTATAGAGACTTGAATAGGCTTGTACAAGGGTGTAACACTTATTAAAAATCTCTTACTGTTTAAGGGGACTGAAGTACTCTCAGATTAtgaggggaaccaggatataTCGTTGGTGTTCTTTATATTTCTGCATTTTACGGCTTTGTAAACACTATCAAACCAGAAAGTTAATAGTAAAGTTTCACTAAACCAAAAATCAGTTAAAGTACCTAactcccccccccccctctctctctctctcttaggtTCACTCTACACTTACAATTGGCACCAAAGCAGAATAGAGGTAACATATTCCTAAAGATTCAGTATAGCTTTCGCAATCCAATTTCCAAAGACGGTGGAAACAACAATAAACCACTATTTTCTGGtgaatattttgatttttggaaaatTTGCATGAAGGCTCACTTTGAAGCACAAGGAGAAGAAATATGGGATGTTGTGGAGAATATCTGTTTGTTCCTACAAGTGTTGTCAACGGTGTTGGGACAATAAAGATTAAAAGTTCATGGGATGAAGATGACAAGAAAGTAATCCTTTGCGATAAGAAagcaatcaacatactccaaagtGGTCTTAGCATGGACGAGTTCTTTCGTGCCTCTCAATGTACAACGACAAAGAAAATATAGGATACATCGGTAGAAACTCATAAAGGAAGAGCTGAAGTGAAGAGATCTAGATTGAATACTTTGAGTCAAGAGTACAAATTGTTTAGAATACAACCCAGAGAATCAATCCTTGCATTACAATAGAGATTTGTAGACTTGAAAAATCACTTGATTACTCTCGGTAAGAATTTTACTAATGATGATCTTCCTTTAAAGTGCTTAGGTCTTTAACTAGGGAATGACAATCAAAGGTGAAGATAATATTGGAAAAGAAAAATACTTTCTACCATGACGTTCGCATCCTTATTCGGAAAACTTCAAGAGTATGAACTCGAACTTGGAAGACTTGAAAAGCATGAGAATAAATAGAAGAAATCTGAAGGCATTGCTTTGAAAGTTGACACAAGAGAAGAACAAGAAGAAGATGTTTCAGAAGAAGATGAAAACTTCATGCTCCTTGTGAAAAGACTTGGTAAGTTATTTGGAAATAATGAAAAATCTTTGAATTATGCAAAAAGAAACAAAATTTTCAAGAAAAAGGATGTTTTCACTTCAGCACAAAATGTCACTTGCTATGAATGTGGAAAACAAAGACACATAAAGAAGGATTGTCCAAAACTCGCCAAGAAGAACGAATTCAAAAGtagaaaagagaaaaaaaaaatccaaaagAGCCTACATTGTATGGAAAGACAATGAAATAAGTTCAACATCTGACTCGGAAAAAGAAGAATTTGCAAATCTTAATTTGATGGCATCACACCATTCTGATGATGAAGCTAAAGAGGTTAGCAGTGATTTTTCCCTTTAAGATAATGATGCACAAGGTTTTATAGATTAACTACTCAATGaatgaatttttttttgtataaaatggtgtcaaaacaaaaaaaaacaaattttatCTCTTGAAGAAAAGATTGACACCATGGAAAAAGATTTTAAAgttgaaaaacaaaaacaaaattttacatgcaaagagtgtgagtcactttctttccaaattgtccaatTGAAAATAGTtcttgaaagatatgaaaaaggaaAAATTGGATTGGATGGTGTCATTAGTCAACCAAGATATTCTAATGATAACAATGGATTGGTTATTCTAAATTTAATAAACCAAGTTCTAGTAAAACTATTTTTGTTAAGGCTAATGATCAATCCACTAAAGAGAAAATGAACAAAGCAAAGAATGTTCATCATTATCCTAAAAGGAAAAGATTTGTTCAGAAGAAATTTTATGTTTCTTTAGATATAGAAGTAATTTTGTTCTTAATTGTTTCTATTATGGTATAATTGGTCAAACACCTAATGCTTTCTATGTAAGGAACTTTAGTGTGGCAAGTGGGAATTATGTGTGGGTCAAGAAAGGAACTAACTATGAAGGACCCAAGGAAATTTGGATACCTAACAAAACCTAATTTGTTTTAAGGGTATGTGATAATAGTCCGTCATTGCATAAATTTAGTCGAAGAATCAGATGATAACAAGTGAAAGATGAGGCAAAACAAAGAAAAAAGATCAAAGAATaaggaaaaaatagctaagttttaagattgtggacttagtgaaaaattcaatgaaaaagagaaaaaaaaagtgcAACTTCGAAAATAATCACATGCACCATCACGCAACATCACGCGTGCGATAGGGCCATAAAAGTTACATCGCGATACAAGTCATCACCCACGCGACAACCTTTTTTATGGGCTTTTCTGACGCGTTCTACTTCATTATGAAGCCAATAAAAGGAGATTTTATGCATTTTCACAAGGATTACGATTTGGAGAGAGCAAAACATGATTTGGAGAGCACCGAGGGTGATTCTTAGGGaatttgaagccattggaggccatTACTTCCAGGGAATTCATAGGTTATCTTCATCTATCAATTGTGGTATTGTTATCTAaattatgagtagctaagctcctctaggttaggttgtgttatgatgaacacatttaaatatttttggattttatGTTGATTTGAgtttgtatgaaccttttgatctcTAATGTCATTCAATTGCTTATTGATCTTAATGATTTTTATGTGAGATGTTTTTTTATCGGATTTTGGACACATAGAGAATACTAACCATTAatctatgtgttggacctagtGTAATTGTTGTCATTATGCtggttgaataggaataggagaccccgagtagtggaATAGGGAATTAATGTTATATACATCGCCTAACCCTGCTTACgctggtggactagggatagaaatctccgagtagtgattagtgagttatttcaTGAAGGATCGActataacggttttgttaattcattgtggggttatagtgataagatcattcatacaaggcatcaaacatcaataaTAGAGGAATAAGGGATTCTAAAACACAACCTAGCCACTTTCATGATTCTGTTTAATTGAATATTTACTTTTCACACTAAAACtcgacccccccccccccccccccccccgttTTTACTAATTTTTATACATTGCACACATTTTGCATTACTTGAAGGCAATCCatgtggattcgatcttttttATTACTGCGATATTATcggtacacttgccgagaagtcatcaagtttttggcgctcTAGTGCAGTGCTACTAAGgtatttttctttttatttgtatgCAAGGTCAAGACAATCATGCAAGATGACATTTATGCTACCTTTGAAAAGTTTGAAGCTTATGCAAAGGAACTTTCAGAAAAAATGCTCATTCTGGAGAATGCTAGAAATT includes these proteins:
- the LOC127121422 gene encoding cyclic dof factor 3-like, whose translation is MSHMINDSATIKLFGTTIFLTHNIYVSTNDSSSSPPHEDFSDHSLHSSVSSSSSLDEVSQQSIQDLNTPSAETEASQQNFTKLDEQSDVSQDKSPKKPDIIVPCPRCKSMDTKFCYYNNYNVKQPRHFCKNCQRYWTSGGTARKMLVGAGRRKNKVTSNFSFKVSHYPQMSTVLTFGSNSSDISSTLPNKKLKVGSQFPWNPAMCYPVSLPNIAYLGGVLQPLWNVQSVPTQSCGPSKPTLGKHSRDGDMINHSNSEKEKLGLESNNKEVLIPTLLRFDDPNDVAKSSIWSTLGIKNGGEIFKGFGSNCDKKNHAVDASSSVLKANPAALSRSIVFHERI